From one Microbacterium aurum genomic stretch:
- a CDS encoding sensor histidine kinase has protein sequence MTAEPLPIAVDPAVRRPLGDIAAGAERFTQARVERIIGVVVALGFAVLGVQAFLNALGSTQESPPWHLALMIGVFAPLALAILACATGIGVRVCTGLLAVVLPLAVIAWPVATAGRGADAGVDAAVTVTEHPWVWYLLNVATVAAVMAFRMPLQIAWAVLVPVLYAAARLLQMDAAAAVTAAVILDAVFAMILAGVVIALAWMLRTVALGIDRARRDAVDSYAAAAAADAAETERIAVAALMHDSVLAALIAAERAETPREEALAAAMAREALTRLANADHDSGEGPDDPVAPAGVAAGIQAAARELGAALTVRAEVASDAGALPGRVARALVLAATQAIANAVQHAGAAGLQVTVQARAAGIRVRIADAGGGFDPAAIPEDRLGIRGSIVARTAAVGGRARVQTTASGTVVTLEWGRRA, from the coding sequence GTGACCGCTGAACCCCTGCCGATCGCCGTCGATCCGGCGGTGCGCCGGCCCCTCGGCGACATCGCCGCCGGTGCGGAGCGCTTCACGCAGGCGCGCGTCGAGCGGATCATCGGCGTCGTCGTCGCCCTCGGCTTCGCCGTGCTGGGCGTCCAGGCGTTCCTGAACGCGCTCGGCTCCACCCAGGAGAGCCCGCCGTGGCACCTCGCGCTCATGATCGGGGTGTTCGCCCCGCTCGCGCTCGCGATCCTCGCCTGCGCGACCGGGATCGGCGTGCGGGTGTGCACGGGGCTGCTCGCGGTCGTGCTGCCGCTCGCCGTGATCGCGTGGCCGGTCGCGACGGCCGGGCGCGGGGCGGATGCCGGAGTCGACGCGGCCGTGACTGTCACCGAGCATCCCTGGGTCTGGTACCTGCTCAACGTTGCGACGGTCGCCGCCGTCATGGCCTTCCGCATGCCGCTGCAGATCGCCTGGGCGGTGCTCGTCCCGGTGCTGTACGCCGCCGCGCGCCTCCTGCAGATGGACGCCGCCGCCGCCGTGACGGCCGCCGTGATCCTCGACGCGGTGTTCGCGATGATCCTCGCCGGGGTCGTGATCGCGCTGGCGTGGATGCTGCGCACCGTCGCCCTCGGCATCGACCGGGCGCGCCGCGACGCGGTCGACTCCTACGCGGCGGCGGCCGCGGCCGACGCCGCCGAGACCGAGCGCATCGCCGTCGCGGCCCTCATGCACGACAGCGTGCTGGCCGCGCTGATCGCCGCCGAGCGCGCAGAGACGCCCCGCGAAGAGGCGCTCGCCGCCGCGATGGCGCGGGAGGCGCTCACCCGCCTCGCCAACGCGGACCACGACTCCGGTGAGGGCCCGGATGACCCGGTCGCGCCCGCCGGTGTCGCGGCGGGGATCCAGGCGGCGGCGCGGGAGCTCGGTGCCGCGCTCACCGTCCGCGCCGAGGTGGCGTCGGATGCCGGGGCGCTCCCCGGCCGCGTCGCGCGCGCGCTCGTGCTCGCGGCGACCCAGGCGATCGCCAACGCGGTGCAGCACGCGGGCGCCGCGGGACTTCAGGTCACGGTGCAGGCGCGCGCCGCCGGCATCCGGGTGCGCATCGCCGATGCCGGGGGCGGTTTCGATCCCGCCGCGATCCCGGAGGACCGCCTCGGGATCCGCGGCTCGATCGTCGCGCGCACCGCCGCCGTCGGCGGACGGGCACGGGTGCAGACGACGGCATCGGGCACGGTCGTCACGCTGGAGTGGGGGCGGCGCGCGTGA
- a CDS encoding class I SAM-dependent RNA methyltransferase — protein sequence MQPGDLLDLDVTGVAHGGVFVARHEGRVVFVSDAIPGERVRVRLTDTAKSSFWRAETVEVLDASSHRRPHVWTAADVAVDPDDRPGGADFGHIALPHQRDLKQRVLLEALERFGGFTPPAITVAGATPVRAVDGAVLAEETPDATRWRTRVSLHVDADGRVGPFAARSHRVIPVEELPLATAEIEDAARALSGADHAPGRIDLVQPADGRVRVLPRPESARRGAEARRRAGPRRGKRPRGRTAASAPAPHTPAAHPPAPHDPAREVVLERVGDRSFRVDAGGFWQVHRLAAHSLSALVADALADIGVDPDAHHLDLYGGVGLFAAALADAGGPATRVTSVESDPRATEHAGENLAAWVGARAETDRTERYLTRLLAQAGAAERARLAHGVVLLDPPRAGAGREVVERVAALSPASVVYVACDPVALARDIGTFRAHGYQPQRIDALDLFPHSHHLEGVAVLSRDGRAR from the coding sequence ATGCAGCCCGGCGACCTCCTCGACCTCGACGTGACCGGTGTCGCCCACGGCGGTGTGTTCGTGGCGCGTCACGAGGGGCGGGTGGTGTTCGTCTCCGACGCGATCCCCGGCGAGCGGGTGCGCGTCCGCCTCACCGACACCGCGAAGAGCTCCTTCTGGCGCGCGGAGACGGTCGAGGTCCTGGACGCCTCGTCCCATCGCCGCCCGCATGTCTGGACGGCGGCCGATGTCGCCGTCGACCCCGACGACCGTCCCGGCGGCGCGGACTTCGGGCACATCGCGCTGCCCCACCAGCGCGACCTGAAGCAGCGCGTGCTCCTCGAGGCGCTGGAGCGGTTCGGTGGGTTCACCCCGCCCGCCATCACCGTCGCGGGAGCGACTCCCGTGCGCGCGGTGGACGGCGCGGTCCTCGCCGAGGAGACCCCCGATGCGACCCGCTGGCGCACCCGCGTCAGCCTCCACGTCGACGCCGACGGGCGTGTCGGTCCGTTCGCCGCCCGCAGTCACCGCGTCATCCCCGTCGAGGAGCTGCCGCTCGCGACGGCCGAGATCGAGGATGCCGCGCGCGCCCTGTCCGGCGCCGATCACGCGCCGGGGCGGATCGACCTCGTCCAGCCCGCCGACGGGCGGGTGCGTGTCCTCCCGCGCCCGGAGTCCGCGCGCCGCGGAGCGGAGGCCCGTCGCCGCGCCGGCCCCCGCCGCGGAAAGCGGCCCCGCGGCCGCACCGCGGCATCCGCCCCCGCGCCGCACACCCCGGCAGCCCACCCCCCAGCACCGCACGACCCGGCCCGTGAGGTCGTGCTCGAGCGGGTCGGCGACCGGAGTTTCCGCGTCGACGCCGGCGGCTTCTGGCAGGTGCACCGGCTCGCCGCGCATTCCCTCAGCGCGCTCGTCGCCGACGCGCTCGCGGATATCGGCGTCGATCCCGACGCGCACCACCTCGACCTCTACGGCGGGGTCGGCCTGTTCGCGGCGGCGCTGGCGGATGCCGGGGGACCGGCCACCCGCGTGACCAGCGTCGAATCCGATCCGCGGGCGACCGAGCACGCCGGCGAGAATCTCGCGGCGTGGGTCGGCGCGCGCGCCGAGACCGACCGCACCGAGCGCTACCTGACGCGGCTGCTCGCCCAGGCCGGCGCGGCGGAGCGCGCCCGCCTGGCGCACGGCGTCGTGCTGCTCGATCCGCCGCGCGCGGGCGCGGGACGCGAGGTCGTCGAGAGGGTGGCGGCGCTGTCCCCGGCATCCGTCGTGTACGTCGCCTGCGACCCGGTCGCGCTCGCGCGCGACATCGGGACCTTCCGCGCCCACGGATATCAGCCGCAGCGCATCGACGCGCTCGACCTGTTCCCCCACTCGCATCATCTGGAGGGGGTCGCCGTCCTGAGCCGCGACGGTCGCGCTCGATAG
- a CDS encoding Maf family protein, giving the protein MRVCLASTSPARLMLMRQAGIEPLLQAPDVDEEAVIAAAETAEGRTLPPDEHVLLLARRKAADVAASLAAADPAFDGVVVGGDSMFEIDGQVLGKPHLPDIATARWEQMRGRTGILHSGHSVIRIEPGRAPREESAVAAASVTFVSDITDAEISAYVASGEPLQVAGAFTVDSLGGAFIERVEGDPSTVVGMSLSTVRHLCGRLGICWTDLWNRPHAS; this is encoded by the coding sequence ATGCGCGTGTGCCTGGCCTCCACCTCACCCGCCCGCCTCATGCTGATGCGGCAGGCGGGCATCGAGCCGCTGCTGCAGGCGCCGGACGTCGACGAAGAGGCCGTGATCGCCGCCGCCGAAACCGCCGAGGGCCGCACCCTGCCGCCGGACGAGCACGTGCTGCTGCTCGCGCGTCGCAAGGCGGCGGATGTCGCGGCATCCCTCGCCGCTGCCGACCCCGCTTTCGACGGTGTCGTCGTCGGCGGGGACTCCATGTTCGAGATCGACGGCCAGGTGCTCGGCAAGCCCCACCTCCCCGACATCGCGACCGCCCGCTGGGAGCAGATGCGCGGGCGCACCGGCATCCTCCACTCCGGCCACAGCGTCATCCGGATCGAGCCCGGTCGGGCGCCGCGCGAGGAGTCCGCGGTGGCCGCGGCATCCGTCACGTTCGTCTCCGACATCACGGATGCCGAGATCTCCGCCTACGTCGCCTCCGGCGAGCCGCTGCAGGTCGCCGGCGCATTCACCGTCGACAGCCTCGGCGGCGCGTTCATCGAGCGCGTCGAGGGCGACCCGTCCACGGTCGTCGGGATGTCCCTGTCGACCGTGCGGCACCTGTGCGGAAGGCTCGGCATCTGCTGGACCGACCTGTGGAACCGCCCCCACGCGTCGTAG
- a CDS encoding acetyl/propionyl/methylcrotonyl-CoA carboxylase subunit alpha, producing the protein MPSLDTAPARPQITKVLIANRGEIAVRVIRAARDSGRLSVAVYADQDRDAMHSKLADEAYALEGSTSAETYLSIEKILSVARRSGADAVHPGYGFLAENADFARAVQAAGLVWIGPSPEAIEALGDKVTARAVAEKVGAPLAPGTPGPVSGADEVVAFAQQVGLPIAIKAAYGGGGRGLKVARELDEVAELFESATREAITAFGRGECFVEKYLDKPRHVETQCLADADGNVVVVSTRDCSLQRRHQKLVEEAPAPFLTDEQNRILYDASKAILREVGYVGAGTCEFLIGADGTISFLEVNTRLQVEHPVSEEVTGIDLVREQFRLAEGGTLDYDDPTPVGHSIEFRINGEDPGRNFLPQPGRIHQFKTFGGPGIRLDSGVTAGDSVSGAFDSLLGKLIVTGRNRAEALERARRALDEFEVAGMPTVLPFHRKVVRDPAFTAEDGRFGVFTRWIETDFDNDIPPWDGELESPENAEPRHTVVVEVSGKRLEVSLPDRIAVAPTKIGRPAAVPPSRRSHAPTVSAGASGDAVKAPMQATIVKVAVADGQQVVKGDLVVVLEAMKMEQPIQAHKDGVIGAINADPGTTVSAGHQLLTIS; encoded by the coding sequence ATGCCTTCACTGGACACGGCGCCCGCGCGTCCGCAGATCACCAAAGTGCTCATCGCGAACCGCGGCGAGATCGCCGTCCGCGTGATCCGCGCCGCCCGCGACAGCGGCAGGCTCTCGGTCGCCGTCTACGCCGACCAGGACCGCGACGCGATGCACAGCAAGCTCGCCGACGAGGCTTACGCCCTCGAGGGGTCCACGAGCGCCGAGACGTACCTGTCGATCGAGAAGATCCTGTCGGTCGCGCGCCGCTCGGGCGCCGACGCCGTCCACCCGGGCTACGGATTCCTCGCCGAGAACGCCGACTTCGCCCGCGCCGTGCAGGCGGCCGGGCTCGTCTGGATCGGCCCCTCGCCCGAGGCGATCGAAGCGCTGGGCGACAAGGTCACCGCCCGCGCGGTCGCCGAGAAGGTCGGCGCCCCGCTCGCCCCCGGCACCCCGGGTCCCGTCTCCGGCGCCGACGAGGTCGTCGCGTTCGCCCAGCAGGTCGGCCTCCCCATCGCGATCAAGGCCGCCTACGGCGGCGGCGGCCGCGGCCTCAAGGTCGCCCGCGAGCTCGACGAGGTCGCCGAGCTGTTCGAATCGGCGACCCGCGAGGCGATCACGGCCTTCGGCCGCGGCGAGTGCTTCGTCGAGAAGTACCTCGACAAGCCGCGCCACGTCGAGACCCAGTGCCTCGCCGACGCCGACGGCAACGTCGTCGTCGTCTCCACGCGCGACTGCTCGCTGCAGCGCCGTCACCAGAAGCTGGTCGAGGAGGCGCCCGCGCCGTTCCTGACGGACGAGCAGAACCGCATCCTGTACGACGCGTCGAAGGCGATCCTGCGCGAGGTCGGCTACGTCGGCGCCGGCACGTGCGAGTTCCTCATCGGCGCCGACGGGACGATCTCCTTCCTCGAGGTCAACACCCGCCTGCAGGTGGAGCACCCGGTCTCCGAGGAGGTCACGGGCATCGACCTCGTCCGCGAGCAGTTCCGTCTCGCCGAGGGCGGCACGCTGGACTATGACGACCCGACCCCGGTCGGTCACTCGATCGAGTTCCGCATCAACGGGGAGGACCCGGGGCGGAACTTCCTGCCGCAACCCGGCCGGATCCACCAGTTCAAGACGTTCGGCGGCCCCGGCATCCGTCTCGACTCGGGCGTCACCGCCGGCGACAGCGTCTCGGGCGCGTTCGACTCGCTGCTGGGCAAGCTCATCGTCACGGGCCGCAACCGCGCCGAGGCGCTGGAACGCGCGCGCCGCGCCCTCGACGAGTTCGAGGTCGCCGGCATGCCGACGGTGCTGCCGTTCCACCGCAAGGTCGTGCGCGACCCCGCCTTCACCGCCGAGGACGGCCGGTTCGGCGTGTTCACGCGGTGGATCGAGACCGATTTCGACAACGACATCCCGCCGTGGGACGGCGAACTCGAGTCGCCCGAGAACGCCGAGCCGCGCCACACCGTCGTCGTCGAGGTGTCGGGCAAGCGGCTCGAGGTGAGCCTGCCCGACCGCATCGCCGTGGCACCCACGAAGATCGGCCGCCCCGCCGCGGTGCCGCCGTCGCGGCGCTCGCACGCGCCGACGGTGTCTGCCGGAGCCTCGGGCGACGCCGTCAAGGCGCCGATGCAGGCGACGATCGTGAAGGTGGCCGTCGCCGACGGGCAGCAGGTCGTCAAGGGCGACCTCGTCGTCGTGCTCGAGGCCATGAAGATGGAGCAGCCGATCCAGGCGCACAAGGACGGCGTCATCGGCGCGATCAACGCCGACCCCGGCACGACGGTGTCGGCCGGGCATCAGCTGCTGACCATCTCCTGA
- a CDS encoding acyl-CoA carboxylase subunit beta produces MPQQPDQPAPSASSDQPDLSTTAGKIADLRARYQEAVVDAEVVAREKQHAKGKMTARERIELLVDPGSFVELDEYVRHRTSAFGMDRSRPYGDSVVTGVGTIHGRTVAVYAQDFTTFGGSLGEVAGDKIIKVMEFALRGGMPIIGILDSGGARIQEGVVALGKYGEIFRLNTAASGVIPQISIIMGPAAGGAVYSPALTDFVVMVDKTSQMFVTGPDVIKTVTGEDVGMEELGGAYTHNTRSGVAHYLAEDEDDAIDYVRTMVGYLPDNNMAEIPVYENGFEWETTDADRVLNSVIPDSPNQPYDIHQVISHIVDDGDFLEVQPLFAPNIVIGLGRVEGRTVGVIANQPSQMAGTLNIEAGEKASRFVRFCDAFSIPILTLVDVPGYLPGTDQEWTGVIRRGAKLLYAYAEATVPLVTVILRKAYGGAYIVMGSKQLGADVNLAWPTAEIAVMGGQGAVNILYRGEIKRAEESGEDVAAVRARLASEYTYNVASPFLAAERGELDGIIEPAQTRVSVAKALRALRGKRASLPAKKHGNIPL; encoded by the coding sequence GTGCCACAGCAGCCCGACCAGCCCGCGCCGTCCGCCTCGTCCGACCAGCCGGACCTGTCCACGACCGCCGGCAAGATCGCCGACCTCCGCGCGCGCTACCAGGAGGCCGTCGTCGACGCCGAGGTCGTCGCCCGCGAGAAGCAGCACGCCAAGGGCAAGATGACCGCGCGCGAGCGGATCGAACTGCTCGTGGACCCGGGCTCGTTCGTCGAGCTCGACGAGTACGTGCGCCACCGCACGAGCGCCTTCGGCATGGACCGCTCCCGTCCGTACGGCGACTCGGTCGTCACCGGCGTCGGCACGATCCACGGCCGCACCGTCGCCGTCTACGCGCAGGACTTCACGACCTTCGGCGGATCGCTCGGCGAGGTCGCCGGCGACAAGATCATCAAAGTCATGGAGTTCGCCCTGCGCGGCGGCATGCCGATCATCGGCATCCTCGACTCGGGCGGCGCCCGCATTCAGGAGGGCGTCGTGGCCCTCGGCAAGTACGGCGAGATCTTCCGCCTGAACACCGCGGCATCCGGCGTCATCCCCCAGATCTCGATCATCATGGGTCCGGCCGCCGGCGGTGCGGTGTACTCCCCCGCCCTCACCGACTTCGTCGTCATGGTGGACAAGACGAGCCAGATGTTCGTCACCGGCCCCGACGTCATCAAGACCGTCACCGGTGAGGACGTCGGCATGGAGGAGCTCGGCGGCGCCTACACGCACAACACCCGCTCCGGCGTCGCGCACTACCTCGCCGAGGACGAGGACGACGCGATCGACTACGTCCGCACCATGGTCGGGTACCTCCCCGACAACAACATGGCCGAGATCCCGGTCTACGAGAACGGGTTCGAGTGGGAGACGACGGATGCCGATCGCGTGCTCAACTCCGTCATCCCCGACTCTCCGAACCAGCCGTACGACATCCACCAGGTGATCTCGCACATCGTCGACGACGGCGACTTCCTCGAGGTGCAGCCGCTGTTCGCGCCGAACATCGTCATCGGCCTGGGCCGCGTCGAGGGGCGCACCGTCGGCGTCATCGCCAACCAGCCGTCGCAGATGGCCGGCACGCTCAACATCGAGGCGGGCGAGAAGGCGAGCCGGTTCGTGCGGTTCTGCGACGCGTTCTCCATCCCGATCCTCACCCTCGTCGACGTGCCCGGCTACCTTCCCGGCACCGATCAGGAGTGGACGGGCGTCATCCGCCGCGGCGCGAAGCTGCTGTACGCGTATGCCGAGGCGACCGTGCCCCTCGTCACCGTGATCCTCCGCAAGGCGTACGGCGGGGCGTACATCGTCATGGGCTCCAAGCAGCTCGGCGCCGACGTCAACCTCGCCTGGCCCACCGCCGAGATCGCGGTCATGGGCGGGCAGGGCGCCGTCAACATCCTCTACCGCGGCGAGATCAAGCGCGCCGAGGAGTCCGGCGAAGACGTCGCGGCCGTCCGCGCGCGTCTCGCGAGCGAGTACACCTACAACGTCGCGTCGCCCTTCCTCGCGGCCGAGCGCGGCGAACTCGACGGCATCATCGAGCCGGCGCAGACGCGCGTCTCGGTGGCCAAGGCCCTGCGCGCACTCCGCGGAAAGCGGGCGAGCCTGCCCGCGAAGAAGCACGGGAACATCCCGCTGTGA
- a CDS encoding response regulator transcription factor, with translation MTRVALIDDHESVRLGLQAACARAGTTRVVFSGSTVRAYLRWHAENGGAPADVIVLDLTLGDGTTVTENVQRLVADGSPVLIHSVADRPTAVREALAAGAAGVISKASRIDDVLAAIRTIAAGEALDNIEWASAVEGDRAFADAQLSKRERDVLRLYAAGLPLKAVAERLGIAYSTAKENITRVRVKYVDVGRPARTKIDLLHRAMEDGLVTGGAGGDGDR, from the coding sequence ATGACGCGGGTGGCCCTGATCGACGACCACGAGTCGGTGCGGCTCGGCCTCCAGGCCGCCTGCGCCCGAGCCGGGACGACGCGCGTCGTGTTCTCGGGGAGCACGGTTCGCGCCTACCTCCGCTGGCACGCCGAGAACGGCGGCGCGCCGGCCGACGTGATCGTGCTCGACCTGACGCTCGGCGACGGCACCACCGTGACCGAGAACGTGCAGCGGCTCGTCGCCGACGGATCGCCGGTCTTGATCCACAGCGTCGCCGACCGGCCCACCGCTGTGCGTGAGGCGCTCGCCGCGGGCGCAGCCGGCGTCATCAGCAAGGCGTCCCGCATCGACGACGTGCTCGCGGCGATCCGCACGATCGCGGCGGGAGAGGCGCTCGACAACATCGAGTGGGCCAGCGCCGTCGAGGGCGACCGCGCGTTCGCCGACGCGCAGCTGTCCAAGCGCGAACGCGACGTGCTGCGCCTGTACGCGGCGGGCCTGCCGCTGAAGGCGGTCGCCGAGCGCCTGGGCATCGCGTACTCCACGGCGAAGGAGAACATCACCCGCGTGCGGGTGAAGTACGTCGACGTGGGCCGGCCGGCGCGCACCAAGATCGACCTGCTGCACCGCGCCATGGAAGACGGACTCGTCACGGGCGGCGCCGGCGGCGACGGTGACCGCTGA
- a CDS encoding acyl-CoA carboxylase epsilon subunit: MSPAEQRPAGAPTSTPAPDAVRLDVLRGDPTPEELAAVIAVVTEAYEREASAAVAEEEARPSAWQVSARALRAPLRRDVAWGRFAG; this comes from the coding sequence GTGAGCCCGGCAGAGCAGCGCCCCGCAGGGGCCCCGACGTCGACCCCGGCACCGGATGCCGTGCGTCTCGACGTGCTGCGAGGGGACCCGACTCCCGAGGAGCTCGCCGCCGTCATCGCCGTCGTCACCGAAGCGTACGAACGCGAGGCGTCCGCCGCCGTCGCCGAAGAGGAGGCCCGCCCGTCCGCGTGGCAGGTCTCGGCGCGCGCGCTGCGCGCCCCGCTGCGGCGCGACGTCGCCTGGGGCCGCTTCGCCGGCTGA